The following are encoded in a window of Choloepus didactylus isolate mChoDid1 chromosome 17, mChoDid1.pri, whole genome shotgun sequence genomic DNA:
- the SLC30A6 gene encoding zinc transporter 6 isoform X3, translated as MNPFVLIDLAGAFALCITYMLIEINNYFAVDTASAIAIALMTFGTMYPMSVYSGKVLLQTTPPHVIGQLDKLIREVSTLDGVLEVRNEHFWTLGFGSLAGSVHVRIRRDANEQMVLAHVTNRLYTLVSTLTVQIFKDDWIRPALLSGPVAASVLNFSDHHVIPVPPLKGTDDLNPITSTPAKLSSPPPEFSFNTPGKNMSPVILLNTQTRPYGLGLNHGHTPYSSMLNQGLGVLGTGATQGFRTGFTNMPSRYATNDRIGQPRP; from the exons taatTATTTTGCTGTAGACACTGCCTCTGCCATAGCCATTGCTCTGATGACATTTGGCACTATGTATCCCATGAGTGTGTACAGTGGGAAAGTATTACTCCAG acAACACCACCTCATGTTATTGGTCAGTTGGATAAACTTATCAGAGAG GTATCTACCTTGGATGGAGTTTTGGAAGTCCGAAATGAGCATTTTTGGACTCTAGGTTTCGGTTCATTG GCTGGATCGGTGCATGTAAGAATTCGACGAGATGCAAATGAACAAATGGTTCTTGCTCATGTGACCAACAGGCTGTACACTCTAGTGTCTACTTTGACAGTTCAGATTTTCAAGGATGATTGGATTAGGCCTGCCTTACTGTCTGGGCCTGTTGCAGCCAGTGTCCTAAACTTTTCAGATCATCATGTAATCCCAGTGCCTCCTTTAAAGGGTACTGATGATTTGAACCCCATCACATCAACTCCAGCTAAACTTAGTAGTCCACCTCCAGAATTTTCATTTAACACCCCTGGAAAAAACATGAGCCCAGTTATTCTTCTGAACACACAAACTAGACCCTATGGTTTGGGTCTTAATCATGGACACACACCTTATAGCAGCATGCTTAATCAAGGCCTAGGAGTCCTAGGAACTGGAGCAACCCAAGGATTCAGGACTGGTTTTACAAATATGCCAAGTAGGTATGCAACTAATGATAGAATTGGACAACCAAGACCATAA